The following is a genomic window from Sciurus carolinensis chromosome 3, mSciCar1.2, whole genome shotgun sequence.
AAATGCAGTTTTGATGGGAAGCTAAAATCTCAGGACACAGTACTAATGAATCTTTATAAAAGAGTTTTCCCTAAATGGACTTATGATCCATATGTACCAGAACCAGTACCTTGGGCAAAAAGTGAGATTTCTTCAACAGTGCCTGAATTGGACATGGAATAATGGATTCATTGGGATTCTGTCTTATTGCCACTAATTAGCACTGTAGGGATGGGGGCCTACGGGTTGTAATTGAGCAGTTTGTAGTTTATACTTTAGCCCATCAGTCTGCTGTCCTATTTACAAAAGACCTTGGCCTTATTATGTGTCTCAGTTAAATATGGAAGTTTTTCCACTTACAGTAGTAGTCCAAAAAAACTATTGAATCTTACTGAAATATCTAGTCTCCATTAGGACTTTGAACTTTATGAGAAGatgttttggtgctagggatccaaCTTTGGtctttgcacatactaggcagtactctaccactgagatgctCTGCCCCAAGAGGGgaagttgaaaaacaaaaaaattcatgtttctaGAGACACCAAAGCCCATCTCTTTTGCATAAATTAAACAGATTGTTAAGGAGCTGGCCTTTCAGCCTGCTTCACCCAACTTAAGGAGGTTAAGTCTACATTTCCACCACTGAGAACAATACAAATGTTCTTTACTTCTGGAGCAACTGCTTCAAAATTCCGAGACAGCACAGCAGCCACTCCAACACCAGCTGTAGGTTCAATGAGTAGTTTCATCCTTTCCCAAACCAGCTGGGTTGCATACTGTTGGTATAGAAGTGagtaaaaattagtaaaataggagaaggggaaggagtcTAGTAGGTTTAATTCTAAATGCCAAATGAAGATATATGCCCAGTCTGAATTTTGTTGCTAATGCACGAATGAAGAACACATATAACTTTGATCGTATCTCTGTGTTGAGAGGTTTGTCCTAATATAGGTTGGGTCCCTCTCACAAGTCATGAAATCACCTAGGTATATCCCTGTGGTTACTCCCAATAAAAGGTTGTCTTGCCTAAGACGTTGCACTATTATAGTTAACTTTCCTATTGGAGCCTTACCTTAATTTCATCCTCTGTGACAGTGAAGACATCATCCACAAGGTCCCTTATAATAGGCCAAGTGTTTAAGCCAATGCTGGATTTGACCCCATCTGCTATGGTTTCTGGAGGATAAGGATTGGGAGTCAGTTCTCCTCTCAGTTTGGACTTGTAGCAGTCATCTGCATTCAAGGGTTCAGCAGCATATACCTTCACACTAGGTTTCAGAGCCTGGAAGAGAAATATTAGACATCTTACAACTAACCATAGCATTACCTACATGCCTAAAAgtgcagaatgggaaaaaaaaaaaaaattctgcctatGGTAACAGTCTTCCTTTTGATTGATGTAAGTAAAACATGTTCAAGCACTTTGGAAATAAATTGTATGTCTAATACTGACTTAGTTGCCTGGTTCACAACTGGTTCTGGTAATTTTAGGGAAGGGTAGTACCTGGCGTCGTTAATAGGTTGGTGAGATGGATTCAGGGGAAGGACTGTAAGGTGCTTTTATATTCTGAAGTTGTCATACATGAAGAAGAGGGTAGTAAAGTAGAGAAAGGCTTTCCTTCTTAAGGAATGGCCATTTTGGGGAAATGCTGAACATGTATCCACAATGTACTAACATGTAAATAAATCCTTTTTACCTAAGGCAGGAAGTCCTCCAGAAGCTGTTTTCTCACCTTAACTGTAATTGCTATTCCAGCAACCATTCCTCCTCCCCCTACAGGAACCACCAGTGCATCCACCAAGGGaaccttttataaaaaaatacagtataagTAGGCCAATTAATAAAATCAGTTTCGTATGTCAGTAGTTGAATCTACAGCCAAACAGCTTCACCAatgaaacaagaagaaataactaGGCTATTTTACCTGGTTCAGCACTTCCAGGGCAATTGTGCCTTGCCCAGCTATCACTGCAGGCTCCTGGTTGGGATGTACCATGATGCCTTCTGTCTCTTCCAAAATTCTTTTTGTAACCTTTTCTCTGGACTAAGAGAGTACATTAATTTAGGTTACTTGGTTTGCATTTAATAAAGTTCTCAAAATTTTGAGTCATTTAACACTTTATTGACTATTTACTTTTTCCCAGACTTTATTTAGTCACTGGGAATAAGTAAGTGAACAAAACACCCTACCCTCAAGAAAGTTACATCCTTAGGTAGGGGTGGgatataagtaaatatatgatATAGCTAAGTACTATgaagaaaagtgaattttatcTTCAAAGACTGATCAGGAAGTTCCTTTGATAAAGTGGCAAATTATATTAACAAGTACAGTAGATCTCTAGAATATTCCAAAGAGGTGGTAATAGGTGCAAAGACTACAAGGTGGGTATGGCTAGTCTTTGAGGAAATGCTAAGAAGTTGGTGTGATTGACATGAAGATGAGATGATGTCAGAAAAATAGGAATGaatcaggtgcagtggcatggCCTATAATCcaagccactctggaggctgaggatccTAAGTttaaagctagccttagcaatttggtgaagaccctaagcaaattagtgagacctagtctcaaatgggctggggatatggctcagtgggtaagtgcctctggatttaaTCTGTTTACTGCttctcccaccccccaccaaaaaaatagtAATGGACTAGTTCATCTAGGCCTTAGATGATTATAAGAACTTTGGTTGGCTGGGGGCAGAGGGggaggggttgtagctcagtggtaagagtatgtgcttagcatggggtcaggccctggattcaatctccagccaccaaaacaaaagcaaaacttgaTTTGCACTATATGGGGTGGGAAACCATGGGAAGATTTGAGTTGAGAAATTCTGGTTGCTCTTGAAAACAGACTACAGAGAAGTAAGCCTGGAAGCAGAATCCAGTTATGTAGGTGATGATCTGAATGTAGGTGGTTAATGGAGACTGTTGGGTTATGGTAATACTTTGAAAGGACGGATTTGGATATGGAGTGTAATAGTGTTGTCAAAGATTTCCTCTAGCAACTGAAAGGATAAATGTTGCCATTTACCAAGATGAAGACTGGAGGGGGAACAATTTGGGGAGTAAGATGAGTTTAGTTTTGGATACAGTTATTTTATACCTGGGCATGGTATAATCCTAACTATTTGGaaagctaaggcaagaggatcaaaagttcaaggcaagtttcagcaacatagtgagaacctgtcttgaaaataaagggttgggaatgtggttcagtggtatagtgcacttgggttcaatccctagtactagggAGATAAGGTGGAGATACAGTAACTTTTGAAATGCTTTAGTAGCTTTAAGATACCCACATAGAAAAGATGGGTAGCTGTTTGATATACAAGTTTGGAGTTATTAGAGTATAGGTGAAAATTTACACAGACTAATGAGTGAGTGTAGATAGAGAAAAGTTTGGGCATGCTAACAGGTAAAGAAGAAACAAGACTGAGAATGAGCATCCAGTACAGTAGGAAGAGCAATTGGTCAAATGAAGCTGTTCAGGTGGTGCTGAACACTTCCTTCCTCTTTACCTCATCGCTCTGTTCACTGTATACTATAGAGGCTCCATAGGCTTGTATTGCCAATTTTTTACAGTTGGGAGCTGTCTGGGGAACCACAATATAAGCAGGAATCCCTGGGAATGGAAACATGTTTAGTTAATACAAGTTAGGAGAATTTTGGATAGAaacttttgttcattttgcttGTAATCAGAGACTCCTTTGGAAATTTACTTCCCATAGCTATCACCATTCTGACTGAAAATTAAGGATACTTTTTCATTCCTATCTGATGAGTATCTTGAGAAGTTATCAAGTACCTTCCAACTTAGCAGCGTAAGTAAGAGCTTGGCCATGATTTCCGCTGCTGTGAGTAACAACGGCTTTGGGCTTCCCTTCTAAGGTGGCAGGAATTAAGCCTCTGATGGCGTTAAGTGCCCCACGAATCTGGAAAAGAGGGATGGTGAATTAATGTATACAGTCATGCATACTTTACTGATGGGAACAAGTTTGAGAAATGCATTCTTAGGTAATTTCATTGTGCAAATATCATAGAGTATCTTAACGCAAACTTAGAGCCTACTATACAACCTCAGATATATGGTATATGGTGTAGCCTATTGCTCCTAAGCTACAAACCTGTACAGCATATTATTATACTAAACTGATACTATAGGTAATTGTACAATAATGGTAAGTACTTGTGTACGTAAACAGAaaagtactgcaaaaataatataaaagataaaaattgtagctgggcatggttgtggacatctgtaattccagtgacttgggagggtgaggaaagaggatcacaagtttgaggtggatctcagcaagatcctgtctcaacaaataaaaaggactggggatatagctcagtggtattgtgcccctgggttcaatccccagaacctctgccaaaaaaaaagataaaaagataaaaaatgatataCCTGTTTAGGACACTTATGAATGCAGCTTATAAGATTGGAAATTGCTCTGGGCGAGTCAAGGAGCAGTAAGGAAACATGAATATGTAAGACCTTACACACTACTGTAAACACTTAAGCTACACTAAGTTTataaacagtatttttattttttctttttcttttttttgaagtactagggattgaacccagaggcaccttcttttattttaagaaaggtcttgctaaattgtctaaactggccttaaacttggaatTTTCCTGTCcgagtctcccaagcagctgtgattataggcattaTGCTATCATTCTTGgccttaatatttttttaaaacaaactaacCCTAGCttagtataatttttttacttaatacATTTTAGATTTGCTTAGCTTTTCAACTCTTGTAATAACACTTAACTtaaaacacaaacattttttagctgtacaaaatattttctctttacatCCTTattctgtaagttttttttttttttttttttttttttaatctattgatTTTGTAGTGTTGGGACCAAACCTAGGGTCCCATACATGGTAGTTTAAGTGCTCTACTGGCTCTCTGccaggctggagttgtggctcagtggtagaacacttgcctagcatgtgtgaggccctgggtttgatcctcagcaccacattaaaaaaaaaaataatataaaggtattttgcccatatacaaaacaaaacaaaacaaaaaaacaaaactctgccactgatctacatctcTAACCCCCTTTTTTTGGGGAGGTAGggagggtactggagattgaacccagaggcactttaccactgaaccacatccctagcactttttttttttttggcagtgctgaggattgaacccagggtctgtgcttgtgaggcaagcactctaccaactgagctatatcccagccctagcactttttattttaagacagggtctcgctaaattgcttggaaccttgttaaattgctgaagaTTGGCCTTGATTTTATGatcctcccaaatttctgggattacaggcatgcaccatacTGCTGGGTTtaccaattgtttattttttaaagtagagtaGGACctgggacatagttcagtggtagagtatgtgcttagtaTGCAGGAGATCCCAgaaccaccaaaaataaaaaaaaaaaaataaataaataaaggagtatactcaataataaaaagtatagtaAAACACATCAGTCagtaaattgtttatttttaagtattacaCACTGTATATAATTGTATGTGCTAAGTCAGGTGTAGTGGTACACCTGACTTAGCACATAATAATCCCAGCtatttcagaggctgaggcaggaagatggcaaatttaaagccagcctggataatttagggagaccctgtctcaatattttattttattttaattttgctgtctcaatatttagaaataaaaaacaaaaagggctggggatgtagctcagtggtaaagcacccacagggctcaatccccagtgccaaaacaaaacaaaacagaacactcTTAGTTAATAAGTACTACATTGCTAAATGCAGCTTTCACACTTTCCCCCTGAAAGGATCTTAAAGGTCAACTAATGATCAGAAGATTTTGGTAATAAGTTAACATATAGAAGTGTATCTTTATGGTAGGGAAGGCACTGATATTTTGTAGGAAAAGATTTTATTACATGAGTGTTCAGCTAGATttagattttttatatttaaaaggtatCAATCTGTGTATATGTAGCAAGTTGACAAAATGAATGCTTAAAACCTGAGTTACATATGGGTGATCACACACTACATTTTGCCTACGATGGCTCTGGTTGATGTCTATTGttgggggtttttgttgttgttgttgttgttttggttatttggttccagggattgaacccagggatgcttaaccactgagtcacatccccagcccttttttgtattttatttagagacagggtctctcagagtttctgaggctggctttgaactcccgattctcctatctcagcctcctgagctgctaggattacaggcatgtgttaccCCGCCTGGCTgttgttgatttgtttgtttgtttttggtactggggattgaacccaggggcacttaaccaataagctacatgcccagcccttttttgtatttatttaaagacagggtctcactgagttgcttagggccttactcaattgctgagactggttttgaactcaggatccttctgcctcagcctcctgagttgctgggattacaggcaagtgccaccacacctggctttttttttttttttttaaatgggatctcagtggccatggtggcacaggtctgtaatcccagctactggggtaAGGGAGGGAGACTGGGgtaagaggactgcaagttccaggccatccTATGCAGACCCCGTttctataaaaagaagaagaaaaacgaaaagaaaaaaaatgtagacaaagATAAGAAGCTAAgagatagagtacttgcctattaTGTGCAaggcaccctggattcaatccccagtatggggcgGGGGGGagtgagcaagagagagaaatggggtctcactatgttgcccaggctggcattaaattcctgggctcaagtgatcttcatGCTGAGACCCCAgtgtagctgagactacaggtgcaTGTCACTGCATTGTCTTGATTTATTCATTAGAAGTTCTCCCTTTGATTGTCCTAGTTTGGACAATAAATGATATATATAGCATAATTGTCCAAACACTATATATCCTTCTATATCCTTCTTATCAGGGATTTTTAGATCATGTGATTTATCAACACTATGATGCTAGATAACCAGAACTTCAAAGTAAAATTTCTGCACCCtgttatttcaaatgtaaaaagtttgttttgtttttggtattggggattgaatccagggacacttaaccatttaGTGACATCCCCAAAcccttttattttacattttggatagggtctcactaaattgctgaggctgaccacaaacttgtgatcttcccaaGTCCCTGGATGGTCTGAAGAACCAAAATATTTACATGTTAAGAGTGTTtgaatgggctggggttgtagctcagaagaagagtgcttgcctagcatgtatgaggcactgggttcgattttcagcaccacatacaaataaataaagataaaggtccattgacaactaaaagattttattttttttaaagagggttTGAAAACATTCACTATACACTAACAAAAGAGACTTTTACCTTAAAAGATCCAGTTTTCTGGAAGACTTCACATTTGAAGAAAAGATTTCGCCCTGCTACTTGATTCAAAATAGAGCTTGTTAGCACTGGTGTGAGATGGATATAATCTCGAATGTTGATATGAGCTTTTTCAACATCAGCAAAGGAGATGCAGTACTGAGCACACATGATTCTGAAACCCAAGAATAAGCAAGAGGTCAAAGCAAAGTCTGATGAAAACATATTTGTTGAAGactttgaaaatatgtaataCATTAGAGTAGACCTGGGTATTGTGGTTCTATGTGGAACTGTCTCCATTACTGAAATTTCTATAAAGTGGGGGACTTGACTTGAAACAGAAGTTAAGTTTTTTGGTGAAGCTTTTTAGGAAATAAACTGATGGTGCTTATGGAAGCTAAAGTCATTCCCTCACTCATACCATCCATCTCTTGACACTGCCACTGGTCTGTAACTGATGAAAAGCATCTTGTGAAGCTGCTTGAATGAACTGggttcaaaatatacattttttgccttttgtttagttttcaaaagGGTCTtgctcaagcaattctcctgcttcagcttacTGAGTGCTAGGACTACTGGTGAatgtcaccatgcctgacttaaattcttatttaaatttttttttttttttttttttttttgctgggcatggtggcacatgttgtaataccagcaatttgggaggctgaagcaggaggattgaaagtttaaagccagactcagcaacttagtgaggttctaagcaattcagcaagatcctgtctgaaaaaataaaaagggctggggatatgcctGAGTGGTTAAGTGGTTCAACCCCCAcaatcccagcactttttatattttatttagagacagtgtctcactaagttgcttagggccttgctaagttgctgagggtggctttgaacttgcaatcctcctgcctcagcctcctgagtctacAGGCATGCACTGTAGcgtctggtgggactgcagaatTTCTCACCAGTTTTCCCTGTGCTTGTGCATTGCCCTTATGTTACAAGGGCAGGGTTTAAGGGTGCTGGCCAAGGGGATGTCTCTAAGGAGTTACAATTGTTCCGGTTGCTTCCTGCATTTCTATGATATATGGGCACTTCCTTTTAGACTTAGCATCTCTCCCTTCACCCCcaaatttctctcatttttcctcCCCAAGACTTAGATtccttaacctttttttttttttttttttttttggaactggcaattgaacccaggggtgctttaccaccaatcaacatccccagaccattattttagagacaggtttttgctacattgcttagggtcttgctaaattgctgagactggctttgaacttgtgatcctcctcagtctcagtctcctgagtcactgggattacagacgtgtgccacttCTCCTGACTGATCCCTAATCTTAAAGTTTGGTGAGGGGTGAAGATTCATCTTATATGGCTGCTTCAGGCTGGCAAAGGGCGATAACCCTGCTTAGTCAGGGATCAGAAGTCTAATCCTGGCTGATCCAATGAGACTGAGagattggtcttagttgttgaaTACTTGCAAACAATATTAGGAATATCTGAATCTTATTGAGACAAATTTGTGCCCAGCCCCAccgttttttctctctctgatacGAAGCCTTAtcatgttacccaggctggtctcaaactcctaggctcaagtgtcttccacctcaacctcctgagtgctgggactacaggtgcatgccactgcactcagctacAGGTAACTGTTAAAATGGCTTCATGATATTCCTTTTacaaaaataccataatttaGCTAGGTGAggtggctcatgtctgtaatcccagcgaagtgggtggctgaggcaggactgcaaattcaaggctagcctgggcaacttagtgagactctgtctcaaaaaatgaaaaagactagggatgtagctcagtggtaaagcatccctggggttcaatccctagtgctggggaaaaaaaaaaaaacataatttaatttttacataactCTATTTGAATATTCAAATGTTTAGAGATGTTTCTGTACCTCCACACATCCTTAGGGTAGATTTCACTAAATGGCTTTCTGTATCAAAAGGTATGCACAAGTTTAATTCATTTGAAGTCTCCTTGGTACAAGCAGGTAGTGTGTCAGTCTCATAACACACTTGATATCTACTGTCAAACTGATTTCCAGAAGGGTTGTAGAGTACAATTTATACTCCCAACAGCAGTTTCTAAAGAATGTCCATTTTCCTTCATCCTTGCTGTAtcattttatctgtcaatttaaaTGTCTAGTAGTTTTAATATaacagtgaaagaacatttttctgtatatttattggCTACTTGTTCTTTAgtaagtcttttaattttttataggtgAAGATGGACAGAatcccttcatttatttttatgtggtgctaaaaatcaaacccagtacctcacacatgctaggcaagcactctgccacaaGCTATAGCACCAGCCTAGTGAATCTTTTTTTGTGATAGTGAAGTGAACCTGGGgttactctaccattgagcaacattcctagccctttttattttttgttttgagaaaggatcCTCTTATATTGCTCAggttggcttcaaatttgcaactctcctatctcagcctcctgacttactgggattacaaatgaGCCTGGCCCTTTTTTGTCAACACATTACTTACTGACTGACGATTTCGTGGGACTCATCTGTTCTTTCTcgtggtactgggggattgaacctaggggtgctttaccactaagctacatccatagccctttttattttttgttctgagacagggtcttgctaaattactgaagctgaccttgaacatgtgatcttcCTGTATCAAactctcaagtcactggaattacaagcctggccaccatgcctggtatcAGAGGCATCACCTTTTTTCTTGGAAATGCCAcacttatcaaaaaaaaatttgtattaacGCTTTGGGCCTTTGTGTTTTGTTCCATTGATCAGACTGCCAATTCCTTTTCCAGTTACGCACTGTATTAGTAAGTTCTCCTTGGTTACTCTTTCCAGAATTTGCTGGCTTTTCTCACAAAtcggttctttctttctttctttcttttttttttttttttttttgcgctaCTGGGGagcgaactcagggccttatgtttgcaaggcaagcgctctaccagctgagctatctcctcagccctacAAGTCGGTTCTTTCAAGTGAACTTCAGAATTCCTTTAGCAAGGCTGCCAGAAATTCCtctgtaaaataaatgaacagggGAATCACTgacattttattactattattttttggtaccagggattgaacccaggggcacttaaccaccaacccacatcccct
Proteins encoded in this region:
- the Srr gene encoding serine racemase isoform X1 codes for the protein MRKKPTCQKQQRIMCAQYCISFADVEKAHINIRDYIHLTPVLTSSILNQVAGRNLFFKCEVFQKTGSFKIRGALNAIRGLIPATLEGKPKAVVTHSSGNHGQALTYAAKLEGIPAYIVVPQTAPNCKKLAIQAYGASIVYSEQSDESREKVTKRILEETEGIMVHPNQEPAVIAGQGTIALEVLNQVPLVDALVVPVGGGGMVAGIAITVKALKPSVKVYAAEPLNADDCYKSKLRGELTPNPYPPETIADGVKSSIGLNTWPIIRDLVDDVFTVTEDEIKYATQLVWERMKLLIEPTAGVGVAAVLSRNFEAVAPEVKNICIVLSGGNVDLTSLSWVKQAERPAP
- the Srr gene encoding serine racemase isoform X2; the encoded protein is MAKLLLTLLSWKSREKVTKRILEETEGIMVHPNQEPAVIAGQGTIALEVLNQVPLVDALVVPVGGGGMVAGIAITVKALKPSVKVYAAEPLNADDCYKSKLRGELTPNPYPPETIADGVKSSIGLNTWPIIRDLVDDVFTVTEDEIKYATQLVWERMKLLIEPTAGVGVAAVLSRNFEAVAPEVKNICIVLSGGNVDLTSLSWVKQAERPAP